A window of the Arcobacter sp. F155 genome harbors these coding sequences:
- the hypF gene encoding carbamoyltransferase HypF translates to MQTYKIRVKGIVQGVGFRPFVFNLASKYSINGWVNNDEKGVNILLYSSKESIENFIKELKGNPPPLSKIDSIEIEELNSKNIYTKFEIKKSETSNNKSTIISPDIAVCQDCIDDINDESNFRANYALTNCTNCGPRYSIIKTVPYDRCNTSMAEFILCEACKKEYEDPTNRRYHAQPVACEKCGPQVKLYDKSNKEVSFSLEAIKEVASLINNGKIVAIKGLGGFHLVCDGASEESVDSLRQRKNRPSKPFAVMFKSIEQIKEYTSLTKKEEELLTSKEKPIVLVKKQTKSSLSNNVAPNINRLGCFIAYTPLHHLLFRFLHKPIVATSANLKDEPIIRFKDEVLQKLGNVVDFVLDFNRDIVNACDDSVIQVINDEISKLRNARGYAPTSLKLEKKVSKKILALGANQKSTIALAFEDNLIVSPHIGDLNSIESMEYFTRTIETFKNFYDFEPDVIVCDKHPNYESTKFAKSLNKELIFVQHHYAHILSTMAEYRLKEKVLGFSFDGTGYGDDGNIWGGEVFICNNKSYERAYHLKYFKLLGGEKAVKEPKRVALSLLFEKFSLEEILSLETSVIKQFSEQEIKMLHMVWTKGLNAPLTSSMGRVFDAVASLANLVHIQSFEGETGLTIEQNYDETIIDSFDFEVIEKEIGLSLMIKQILDEKDIKTICSKFINTLVEIILFISKKHKELPVVLSGGVFQNKTLLELVCKKLAKEKIKYFYSKEVPLNDGGISIGQIYNLL, encoded by the coding sequence ATGCAAACATATAAGATAAGAGTAAAAGGTATTGTTCAAGGAGTTGGATTTAGACCTTTTGTTTTTAATTTAGCCTCAAAATACTCTATCAATGGTTGGGTAAACAATGATGAAAAAGGAGTAAATATACTTCTTTACTCATCAAAAGAGAGTATTGAAAACTTTATAAAAGAGTTAAAAGGAAACCCTCCACCTCTTTCAAAAATAGACTCTATTGAAATAGAAGAGTTAAACTCAAAAAACATTTATACAAAATTTGAAATCAAAAAAAGTGAAACAAGTAATAACAAATCAACAATCATAAGTCCAGATATTGCAGTTTGCCAAGACTGTATTGATGATATCAATGATGAATCAAATTTTAGAGCAAACTATGCTTTGACAAACTGTACAAATTGTGGACCAAGATACTCTATAATTAAAACAGTTCCTTATGATAGATGTAATACTTCAATGGCAGAGTTTATCCTTTGTGAAGCTTGTAAAAAAGAGTATGAAGACCCAACAAATAGGAGATACCATGCCCAACCAGTTGCTTGTGAAAAATGTGGACCACAAGTTAAACTATATGATAAAAGCAATAAAGAAGTCTCTTTTTCTTTGGAAGCTATAAAAGAAGTAGCAAGTTTAATAAACAACGGAAAAATAGTAGCTATAAAAGGTCTAGGAGGTTTTCATTTAGTTTGTGATGGAGCAAGTGAGGAATCTGTAGACTCTTTAAGGCAAAGAAAAAATAGACCTTCTAAACCTTTTGCAGTGATGTTTAAAAGTATAGAGCAAATAAAAGAGTATACCTCTTTAACAAAAAAAGAGGAAGAGCTTTTAACTTCAAAAGAGAAACCAATAGTTTTAGTTAAAAAACAAACTAAAAGTAGTTTATCAAATAATGTTGCACCAAATATAAATAGGTTAGGGTGTTTTATTGCATATACTCCTTTGCATCATCTACTTTTTAGGTTTTTACATAAGCCAATAGTTGCAACAAGTGCAAATTTGAAAGATGAACCAATCATAAGATTTAAAGATGAAGTTTTACAAAAGCTTGGAAATGTTGTAGATTTTGTACTGGATTTTAATAGAGATATTGTAAATGCCTGTGATGACTCTGTTATTCAAGTTATAAATGATGAGATTTCTAAACTTAGAAATGCAAGGGGCTATGCTCCTACTTCTTTAAAATTAGAGAAAAAAGTTTCTAAAAAAATATTAGCCCTTGGAGCAAATCAAAAATCAACTATAGCTTTAGCCTTTGAAGATAATCTTATTGTATCTCCTCATATTGGAGATTTAAACTCAATTGAGTCAATGGAGTATTTTACAAGAACTATTGAAACTTTTAAAAACTTTTATGATTTTGAACCTGATGTAATAGTTTGTGATAAACATCCAAATTATGAAAGTACTAAGTTTGCAAAGAGTTTAAACAAGGAGCTTATTTTTGTACAACACCATTATGCTCATATCTTATCTACAATGGCAGAGTATAGATTAAAAGAAAAAGTTCTTGGTTTCTCTTTTGATGGAACTGGCTATGGAGATGATGGGAATATATGGGGTGGAGAAGTTTTTATTTGTAATAACAAAAGCTATGAAAGAGCTTATCATCTAAAGTATTTTAAGCTTTTAGGTGGTGAAAAAGCAGTAAAAGAGCCTAAAAGAGTTGCTTTATCTCTACTATTTGAGAAGTTTAGTCTAGAAGAGATTTTATCTTTAGAAACTAGTGTTATAAAACAGTTTAGTGAACAAGAAATAAAAATGCTTCATATGGTTTGGACAAAAGGTTTAAATGCTCCTCTTACAAGCTCTATGGGAAGAGTTTTTGATGCAGTTGCATCTTTAGCTAATCTTGTACATATTCAGAGTTTCGAAGGTGAAACTGGACTTACAATTGAACAAAATTATGATGAAACTATAATTGATAGTTTTGATTTTGAAGTTATTGAAAAAGAGATAGGTTTATCACTTATGATAAAACAGATATTAGATGAAAAAGATATAAAAACTATTTGTTCTAAGTTTATAAATACTCTTGTTGAAATCATTTTATTCATAAGCAAAAAACATAAAGAACTACCAGTAGTTCTTAGTGGTGGGGTTTTTCAAAATAAAACATTACTAGAGTTAGTTTGTAAAAAACTAGCAAAAGAGAAGATTAAATACTTTTATTCTAAAGAAGTACCTTTAAATGATGGTGGTATTTCAATTGGTCAAATTTACAATTTATTGTAA